The following is a genomic window from Antechinus flavipes isolate AdamAnt ecotype Samford, QLD, Australia chromosome 3, AdamAnt_v2, whole genome shotgun sequence.
GGtctcggggggggggggcgctgtCCTGAGCCCCTCTCTCTCTGCTCAGTTCCCAACGGGCCCGTGGAGTCAGTCTCCTTGGAGAGCAGCCAGCTGGTGTGGAAAGAAGGCCGGCAGCTGCTGCGACAGTGAGTGTCTGGAGGGTGCCGGGCTGAGCCTCTGAAAGAGCGGGGGTCCTGGGGGATGGACCCAGAGGGTCTCCCCGGCGCCCGCCCTCCCTGCGGCTGAGCCGCCTCCGAGAGCCACGCAGCTCCCGCTTTGTCCTCCCTCTTGGGCTGGGGGGGAGCAGATAGAGGGAAGGGCTTTCCTGGGAGGTGCCCCCCTTGTCTGAGGGGAGGCCCCCGCCTTCTCCTCCTTGGCTTTGCCTCAGGTCTGGAGCTTCCGAGCCCTCTAGGGCTGTCCCCCCAGAccaccttccttcctccttcctcaaaGGTACTTGGAGGAGGTGGGCTACACGGACACCATCTTGGACATGCGCTCGAAGCGCGTGCGCTCCCTGCTGGGCCGCTCCGTGGAGCTGAATGGGGCCGCCGAGCCCGGGGACAGCAGCCCTGGGGGGCTTCCCACGGGGGAGTCGGTGTTGGCCAAGCAGATCGAGGAGCAGATCAAGAGGTGAGGGCCTGGGGCCGTCCCGcgcttccccctccttcccccttcccaaagcTGATTGCTGGCCGAGCCTCCGGGGAGGTTCGCTAAGCGCCTGCTGTGTGCCCGGGGTCGCCGTGGTCACGCCCCAGTCTCTGGCTTCCCAAACGCCGTGTGTGGGGAGGGGGCCAGGGCTCCCCGGGGTCTCAGCAGCCTGGCTTGGGGCAGTCTCTGGGCAGTCCCGGGAACCAGCGGcctggctggggggggggggcggcacGAGCCCCTGCTACACCCCTCACTTGTGTCTCGGGCAGGAACGCTGCAGGCAAGGAAGGTGCGGAGCGGCTGGGAAGCTCCGTGCTGGAGAAGATCCCGTTCCTGCAGAACTGCGAGGAGGAGGACAGCGACGAGGAGGAGGAGCTGGAGAGCATGCAGCCCAAGAAGCAGCGGGTCAAGGTGCGCCCACCTGGCAGCCAGGGCCCGgccgggggagggagggagggaggcccgCCTCGGGCCCGGCCCTTACTCGGCCCTCGGAGCCCTGAGGGTCCGCCGGGTCTGAGACCGGAGGGAAGCGGCCGCCGGTGCTGGTTTCTCCCACTGGGCTCCGAGTCGGGGCCCCCCGGGCCGGCTTCCTGCTGGCCTGTTGCTGTGGAGTGGTGCGGGGGTGACCTAAGCTGGCTGAGGGGTCATTCTGGCCTTCAGGCACTGTCGGAGGGAGGGTGGGGTACCTGAGCCAGGGCCGGGGTTTCAGAGGGAAGGGCCTTGAATGCCGGGTTCAGGGGCAGCCCCGTCCCTGCGCGTGGTGGGGAGGCCGCCACAAGGGAGCCGCGGTTGCTGGCGAGCGGACTGGGGCCCCTTGTCCAAGACCCGCTGGGTTGGGGGGGAAGGACCGGGTCTCCCCCCAGGTGCCCCCTGCAGCCCCAGCCCTCAGCCCCTGATTTCCTGTTCCCTCAGTTATCATCTAAGCCCCTGGTCCCAGAAATGGACGAGGAAGACGATGATGAAGACTCCGAGGACGCCATCAACGAATTTGACTTTCTGGGCTCTGGGGAGGACGGGGAAGGGTCCGCTGAGGCGCGCCGCTCCGGAGACGGCACTGAGCTGGGTAAGCCGAGGGGGTCCCGGCCCACCCGCAGCCGTTTCCTGCCCCGACGCTCGGCTTCCTGAAGTCTCCTCCGGAGGCCTAGAGGAAGCCTGCAGGCCCGACCTCTGCCCTTGGCGGgggctgggggagagggagagggctCCGGCGGAAGAGAGGGAGGACGGCCTGGGGCAGGGGGAGGGCGAAGCCTCTTCTCCCTGCCCTCGGGCTTGCTGTCCCGCCTGCCCCCAGCTCTGCTTCCCAGGCCGGGGGATGGACGTCTTGGGGGGCCGGGGGCAGTGCTGTCTCCTCCCTGCgtggggcagagggagggagcgGGGAGCCCCGAGCCCCGGCGGCTCAGCCCCTCCGGCTCCCCTTTCCCACCCCGGCAGAGAGTCGGCGGGTGAAACTGCAGGGCATGCTGGCTGATCTCCGGGACGTCGATGGGCTGCCCCCAAAAGGCACCGGCCCGCCCCCTGGCACGCCGCAGCCCCGGCCCCACGACGGTGAGGGGGCCTTTGGGGAAGGGGGGCGAGCCCCTGGGAGGGACTGGGAGGGGCCAGCTGGGAGGAGGGTCTGGGCTGCCAGGAGAGCCTCTGGTCAGCTGCTTTGTGCCGGGGAGGTGGGGGCCCCCTGGAGGCCGTGGGAGGTCCCCAGGGGGGCAGCGGGCCAGGGGTCAGAGGCCGCAGGGAGGCGGGGGCCCCGGGCCCTCCGGCGAGCTGCCTGTGCTCCGCAGGTTCCCTTGGCTTTTCCTCCGACGTCTTTATCATGGACACTATCGGGGGCGGAGAGGTGAGCCTGGGGGACTTGGCCGACCTCACCGTCAGCAACGACAACGACCTCAGCTGTGACGTGAGTGTGGGGGCTCCCAAGGGTTGTTAACAGGGCGGCCGAGTCAGCCCGGGGCCCGACCCCTCAGCACCCCCGGGGGCCTCGCTCTGACATCCGTGAGAGGAGGGGCTTTAAGGAGGTGGCCCTGGATCTGGGGCTGGTGAGGAGAGGGGCCCGGGAAGGGACGGGGGCTGACCCGAGGCTGGGGTCCCTCTGGCTGTGGGCAGAAGCCGTTGCCCCGGGTAGGGGCAGGGTGAGCTCCCAGGGCAGGGGGGTGGCTCTCACCCTCAGGTCTGTGAACTGGATTTGGAGAGGGCCCGGTGACCCCAGCTGTAATCTGGCGGCTGGGGGAGCCAAGGCTGCTGGGGGTATCTGGCCCCAAGTGGGCAGAGCAGCAGGGACAAGTGTCTGCCCTCGTCCCCCCCTTGCCCCCCACAACTGGGGGCGGCTACTGCACTTGTGCCCCCTCCCCCAATATCTGCACCTACGTGAGTGCCGCTTCCTTTGTGGCCCTCCTTTCTAAAACCTGAGGAGGGGCCGGGGGTCCGTGCCACAGAAACGGTGAGGGGGCAGAGATTGGGGGATGGGTGGCTCCGAGGGTCCTGGGGCGTCCCGGGGGGACCACATGTCTTTGCACCGTGGGACGTGTGGAAGGGGGTGGAGGGGCAACGCAGAGATTCCCCGTCTTCCCTCCCCCAGCTTTCTGACAGCAAAGATGCCTTCAAGAAGACTTGGAACCCCAAATTTACCCTCCGCTCCCACTACGACGGCATCCGCTCGCTGGCCTTCCACCACAGCGAGTCAGCCTTGCTCACGGCCTCGGAGGACGGCACCCTGAAGCTTTGGAACCTACAGAAGACTGTGACGGCCAAGAAGTGAGTGGGCCCCGGGGCAGGGGTGGCGGGGGGGCGGGGCAGGGGCGGCGGGGGGCGGGGCAGGGGCGGCGGGGGGCGGGGCAGGGGCGGGGGGGGCGGGGCAGGGGCGGCGGGGGGCGGGGGCTGCAGCTGCCCATTGACCCCCTGTCCTCTCCCGTGCAGGAATGCTGCTCTGGATGTGGAGCCGATCCACGCTTTCCGGGCCCACAGGTGGGTAACGGGCGGCCTGGCCTTTGCCGTGCTTGCTGGGAGCCGCTGGGGGGTGCCCCTGTGCCCATGGCTGTGGCCTCCAGCCGGGCCCGACTGCCTGCTTGTGTCCTCCCAGCACTTCCTTCCTGAGCTCGAGGGAGTGTGTGTGAAGGGCCGAGCCCGGTGCCCGGCACACAGTGGGCACCCGCACGGGGCACCCTTCTGCCCCCCTGCCGGCCCGCTCACCCGCCCTCCCCCTCTAGGGGCCCCGTGCTGGCGGTGGCCATGGGCAGTCACAGCGAGCACTGCTACAGTGGGGGAGCAGACGCCCGCATCCACTGCTGGAGGATCCCAGACCTCAATATGGACCCTTACGACGGCTATGGTGAGGCTCCCTGCTGGGGCCCGCCCCGCTCCTCCCTCGGGGCAGCGCCCCTCACCCCCAGCCCCTTCCCGGAGACCCAGCAGGCTGCGGGTTATGGCGGCCACGCCTCTCGTGTTCCCTTCGGAGACCTGGGTGCCGACGTGCCCCGGCAGCGAGCCCAGGATGCGCTGGGACCCCTCCCCACTTCACCCAGGGCCTTCCACCACCAATTGGGAGGgacggggggaggggagggagcgtCCAGCCTGGGCCGACCCTGACCGCCGGCCCCTTCTTCTGGCTCGGGCCTAGACCCCGGCGTGCTGAGCAGCGTCCTGGAGGGCCACGGGGACGCCGTGTGGGGCCTCGCCTTCAGCCCCGCCTCACACCGCCTGGCCTCCTGCTCCGCGGACGGCACCATCCGCATCTGGGACCCCAGCGGCCACAGCCCCACTTGCCTGTGCACTTTCCACACGGCTGGCGgtgagtggggggagggagagcccCCTCCTCCAGGGGCGCAGAGCCTGGCGGGAGGACagggtggggtgggaggaggcGTGGCCAGCTCCCCCTCTCTCGCCCCGGACAGAGCACGGCATCCCCACTTCCGTGGCCTTCACCAGCACAGAGCCGGCCCAGGCCGTCGCTTCCTTCCGCTCAGGTGACACGGTCCTCTACAACCTGGAGACTGGCAGCGCCCTTCTCACCCTGGAGTCCCGAGGGAGCAGTGGTGAGCGGGGGCGGGGCCGGGCGGGGCCCATCACGGAGCCGATTTCCCCCTGGGGGAAAGGTCATGTTCTCCCTGTGAGacagagggaaactgaggcgggCCCCACAGCGCCCCCCGGAGGCCTTGAGGAAGGGTCTGGAGCCGGACTCTGGCTGCCCCGGGCTTAGTCTGGCCAGCAAAGCTCTCCTTGCTCTGCTCGAGAGATCAGTGGCCCCAGATGGGCAAGCTGGCGGCCAAAAACTCCCTTAGGAGCTGTCCAAACCTCCCCAAACCCAGGCCCAGTGCTGCGCTGGGCCTTCACTCACTCTGCTCCTTTCAGGGCCCACCCAGATCAACCAGGTGGTGAGCCACCCCAACCAGCCCCTTACCATTACCGCCCACGATGACCGAGGCATCCGATTCCTGGACAACCGGACAGGTAGGAGCGGCTGCGCCCCCGGCCCGCGCTGAGGTAGGGCTGCACACGGGGGCGCACCCACACGGCTCTCTCACCTCTCAGGGAAATCTGTGCACTCCATGGTCGCTCACCTCGACGCGGTGACCTGCTTGGCCGTGGACCCGAATGGAGTCTTCTTGATGTCCGGAAGTGAGTTCTTGTGGGAGCGGGACAGCGGGCTCTAGGGGAGCGGGCAAAGCGGCCCTGCTGGAAAGGGGGCTCGTTTAGGAGAACAGCGTGGGGGGGTGAGACAGCCGCCACAGGGGGCCACAAGGGTTTGGCCTAGGGCAGCGGGGAAGGCCGGAGCACAGTTCGAGGAAAGAAGCTGGATGGTCCGGGGTGGGAGGGGGGATGTCAGCAAGGGACCAGCTGTGGGGACTGGGTGGCGGTGGGGGAGGGGGCGCGCCTTGTTCTTGCCCCAGCTCTGGGCGTTGCCTGGGAGAAGGTCGGCCTGGAGGCCTGAGGGGCTGGTGCCGGGGGGAGACGGGGGAGACTGGAGGGAGCCCGTACTATGTTTCCCCCAAGGCCATGACTGCTCCCTCCGCCTCTGGAGCCTGGACAATAAGACCTGCGTGCAGGAGATCACCGCACACCGGAAGAAGCACGAGGAAGCCATTCACGCCGTGGCCTGCCATCCCAGCAAGGCGCTCATTGCCAGCGCCGGGGCCGATGCCCTGGCCAAGGTGTTTGTATGACGCCCCGTCCCGTGCCCCGCCACCTCCCCCCTCTTCCCCGAGGAAGGGTGGGGCGGGGCAGGTGGCCCCCCAAGGTGAGTCGGCCTCCGTGTGACGCCGTGTCCTGCCTCGCCAGGCTTCTGGTCCCTGCTGGGAGGGGGTTTGGGGGCAAGAGGCGGCTTCAGCTTGCTTTGGTTCCAGTGTTTCTTTCCCCTGGCTGGGGGGGATGGGAGGGGGTTCTCATTGGGTGGGGTTAGGGCTCTGCCCACCACGTCTCCCCTGTTTTCCAGCCAGTGATTTTCTCCACGTCTGAAATGGGGGAGCAAGAAGCCTCCACTCCGAGCCTCATGGTGCTAGCAGCCCGTGGGGCTGGCCCTCTCCTCCGTCACCTTCCCCATTTCTACTGGGGTTGAGGAGGGAGCCGTTCTCTCCAGCCAGAAGGGGCCTGATGCTTCCCCACCCCTTCAGAACTggctccttttctcccctcctccccactggGGCCCGGATTCAAGAGTCCAGAGCTTTCCATTGGTCTTTGAGCCACAGTAATAGGGCTGGGCGGAGGTGGGGACTGTCATGCTGAGAGGTGCAGACCCTCCCTCTGCCTGGCTGGCCCCTCTTCTAGGGCAGCAGAGAAGGACCACCTGGGAGGACCTTTCTGCCCACATCTTTTTGAGGGAGGAAAGGTTGGGGGGACCAAGATGGCGTCACCGGATCACCACAGTGGTCCCTCTCTCCGACTTTTAGAAACACACCCATACTGCAGACACTAGCCCCTCCCCCAAACCAGAAGCATCGACTGCCTGGGGGGGACACCTCCTGCCATCCCAGCACCCCTCTGGGGCCAGGGGCCCACAAGGGACGAGAGGGGCGCCTCATTGACTTGAGGGAGCAACGTGgaatcctttctttccccctctaaCCCCTTTTTCACACTGTATATTCTGTATAAATCAATACAATTTTAAATGGAAGCCCAGCTCTCCTCCCCCAGCCTGCCCAGACCCTTCCCTTGGTTGTTATCACTGTGTGATAGTCTCTGTCCGTCTGTCCCcctgttcccccctcccccccagggttcccaaacttttctctttgtatatttatttcactcctgatttcaGCTCTTCCCCATCCGGCCTTCTTCCTGCCTCTCCCCATTGTACGTGAAGACCTGCCTCAATAAAACCTTTGGAATAAGAGCCGCTGTGTCTGGAGAACTCGGGTCTGGGACTTTGGGGGACGCAGGGACCCCTGTGAGGGACGGGGCTTAAGAGTCGGTTAGGTCTTCAGTGAGAAGGGAGGAGGCAGCTGTTGGGGAGGGGGGTTGCAACTTGGGGGagggtggggtgggaggaagtGGAGCCGAGGAACCGTATCTCCCCTGGCTGCCCAGAGCCCCTTGGGACAGAGACGTGGACGCTGCGCAGCCCGCCCAGCCACCGGTTCTCTTCCTAAAGTCGGGGAGCAGTCGCTTCTCATTAGCTTGCCCACACTGAGCCTGTGCTCCAAGGCCCAAAGGACCCCCTCTCCTGGCCTGGGGCAGCTCACACCGCTGGGGGGGCCCACGGGGATCTCGGGCACCATCTGGTCCCTCCTTGTGCAGATAAACAGATCGGGCCGGGAGTGGTCCAGGACGGCCGCTGCAGTGTTACCCCCCCCGGGGGCGGAGCCTGTCCGCAGGAGCTCGCGGAGGCGGGGCCCCCTTGGCTGGAGGACCTCCGCGGGGCCAcagagccccctcccccccacgtGCTGGCCAGGGTTTCAGACCGAAGCCTTTAAGACTTCCTTCCCCGGGCCGCCCGGATGTGGCATAAACAGCCACTACCTCCAGAGCCGAGGAGCCCCTCCCCCAGCAGCCCTTTCCCACTTTCTCTGCCCCCACCGCGGGCCTCGCCGACTTTCTAGTGGGAAACGTCAGGAAGGAAGGAGCGGCCACTAGGAGCCCCCCGCCTCGGGGAGGAAAGGCCGCTTCCTGGGGGGGCAGGGGAAAAGGGGGAGCCCAGGCGCTTTCTCGGTGGCGAAACGCCTTCCGTCTCTCAAGTCCTGGGCTGCCGTCTGAAGTCGGGCGCTCGACCGGCTGGGGGCGGTCATCCGGGCCACCTCCCGCTGCGGCCCCCCAAATCCCGCCCGCTCCTCCCTGGAGCTCCGGTCTCGGGGCTCAGGACCCCTTGGGTGGGGGAGGTGTCCAGTTAGGGCTCCACGGGCATCCTGCCCACGCCCCCGGGGCAGCCTCCTCCGGGCCACAGGGGGTCTCTGCTGGGCCGGCCGGGGCCCCACGCGTGTGGGCTCCGCGCAGCGCTGGGGAAAGTTTGTTTCCGGGACCTCGGCGGGGCGTGGTCAGGATGTGGGGGAGGAGTCGGCCCGGGGGCCCCCAGCCTCCCTCTCCGGACCCGGGGAGAGGATTGCCCGTGCCCTCGCAGGCCGGCGCGCCCCCGGAGAACCAGCCGGGGCTTTGGGGGCAGCGGGGTCCCCGGGCCCCAAACCGGGCCCCAAACCGGGCCCCCCCTTCAGCACGCTGACGTCACCCCAGGCCACGCTGATTGGCTGCTCTTGCCGTCGGTCAGGACACTTCCTCCtgggccgccgccgccgccgccgagtTACAAAGTTCTGAGCgcggggggcgggggcgggaAAGGAGTCCGAAGACCCCCGCCCGCCCTCCCGTCGCGACCGCGACCCCGGCCCGCCGAACCCGAGCCCGCCCGGTAACCCCCGCGCCCCCCAAACTTCCCCAGGGCCCCCAGAGTCCGCTCCGCTCCGCCCGCGTGGGGGCCCCGCGGGGGTGTCCGCACCTTTCCGACCTGGGGTCTCCCTTCCCGTGCCCCATCCCTCTTCTTCCGAGCCGGCTGAGCCCCCGGGCGCGGAGAATCCTACTCGAGGGTGCACCTCCCTGATCCTCGCGACCCCTTCCCCCGATCGCAAGTGGATGTGGGCGTGAGGCGGCCGGGCGCCACTCCGTCATCCCCCCAATGGCCTCCCCCGCCGCCTCCTCCCCTCCCGCGGGGCTCCCGCAGTCTCCGGGGCCGGGGTCGCCGCCGCCAGCCCACGCGGGAGCCGAGCTGTCGCAGCCGCAGCCGCAGCCCCTCCTGCTGCTGGCCCCGGGCTCCGGCGGGGTCTCCTTCCACATTCAGATCGGACTCACCCGCGAGTTcgtgctgctgcccgccgcctcgGACCTGGCCCACGTTAAGCAGCTGGCGTGCTCCATCGTGGACCAGAAGGTGCGgggctggggaagggagggggccCGGGCCGGAGAAGTGGCGCCGCCACCCCCCGCTGGGGGCCCGGGGCAGCGCGGGGCTTCCAGCCCGGAGGCGGAGGGAGCCCCAGGGCCCGCGGGGGGGCCTCGCAGGCGAGTCCTGGGGAGGGAGCTGGGGGGGCTGGGGGCCCCGGCCAAGTGCCCTCGTGGGGGGAGGGGGCCGCCGGCCCAGGGGTGGAGAGGGCGCTGACCCGCTGGGGCTCCCCTCGGCGGCGTGCAGGCTGCGAGCTGGCGCTGGGTCCCAGGGAGGGAGGGCTCTGGGGGCCTGGGGAGGTGCGGTCCGGAGTGAGCGAGTGTGAGAGTGTCAGGGAGTGTGAGTGTGTCAGGGAGTGTGTGTCAGTGAGTGTGAGTGAATGTCAGTGAGTGTGTCAGTGTGTCAGGGAGTGTGTGtcagtgagtgtgtgagtgtgtcagTGGGCGTGTGTGTCAGAGAGTGTGAGTGAATGTCAGTGAGTGTGTCAGTGAGTGTGTGTCGTGAGTGTGTCAGTGAGCATgagtgaatgtgagtgtgtgaatgACTGtcagtgagtgtgagtgtgagtgactCAGTGTCAGTGAGTGTGTCAGTGAGTGTGACTGAGAGTGACTGTCAGTGTcagtgtgtgtgtcagtgtgagtgtgagagtgacTGTCAGTGTCAGTGAGTGTGTCATTGTGTCAGTGAGTGTGACTGAGAGTGTCAGTGTCAGTGAGTGTGTCAGTGAGTGTGTGTCGTGAGTGTGTCAGTGAGCGTGAGTGACTGTCAGTGTCAGTGAGTGTGTCAGTGAGTGTGTCAGTGAGCGTGAgagtgaatgtgagtgtgtgactGTCAGTGAGTGTGAGTGACTGTCAGTGTCAGTGAGTGTGTCAGTGTGACTGAGAGTAACTGTGtcagtgtctgtgtgtgtgtcagtgtgagtgtgagagtgacTGTCAGTGTCAGTGAGTGTGTCATTGTGTCAGTGAGTGTGACTGAGAGTGACTGTCAGTGTCAGTGAGTATGtcagtgagtgtgagtgtgtcgTGAGTGTGTCAGTGAgagtgaatgtgagtgtgtgactGTCAGTGAGTGTGACTGTCAGTGTCAGTGAGTGTGTCAGTGTGACTGAGAGTAACTGTGTcagtgtctgtgtgtgagtgactgtcagtgagtgtgagtgtgactGTCAGTGAGTGAGTAtcagtgagtgtgtgagtgtgtcagTATTAATATCGAGAGTGACTGTCAGTGAATGTGAGTGAGTGTGTCattgagtgtgagtgtgagtgtgtcagtgtgtgtgaCTGAGAGTGACTGTCagtgagtgtgagagtgagtgtgtcagtgagtgagtgtgagagtgaCTGTGTCGgtgagtgtgtgagtgaatgtgtcAGTGAGCATGAGAATGAATGAGTGTGtcagggagtgtgtgtgtgtcagtgtcagtgtgtgtgtcagtgtcagtgtgtgtgtgagtgagtgtgactGAGAGTGACTGTGTCAGTGTCAGTGTGTGTGCGTGAGTGTCAGTGAGCGTGTGCTTGTGTGCTCCCTCCCTGCCAGCTGAACTCTGCCTCCCCAAAACAGGCGAGCTCACTCAGGTAACTGCCCCAGAGTGGAGAGGGGGGTTGGAGAGGGAGCAGGGAGGCAGACCAGGGTATTCCCTGCAGTGGGGGAGCATGTTGGGAGTTCAGGGCATCCTGATTTTGGTGTCGTAGACAGAGAATATCTGAGTGTCctacctggggggggggggggagagggggcttAGCCCAGGGGATGTCGGGGCTGGGAAGGacccttagaacagggggtgtcggggctgggagggcctTGGGACAGGgggtgtcggggctgggagggagcttagaacagggggtgtcggggctgggagggcctTGGGACAGGgggtgtcggggctgggagggcctTGGGACAGGGGGTGTCGGGCTGGGAGACAGGTGCCAGCCCCTCTCCAGTCCAGGTGTGTTTACCTCCCCATGCTCTACCTGCTTTggtttcattttctgtttctagcCGGTTTCACTTCCTGACCCCCTCCCCCCGCCTGTGGGCTGTGGGTGGAGGCCGATCCGGGACAGCGATGTGTGCAGGGACCCCGGGGCCCTGGGGGGCACTTagtcctctcttcccttttaagTCAGAGCccagaacccccccccccccccccccacgcaCGCAGGCCTTGGCTCCGGGTCCGGTTCCTCCGCATGTTGCTGTcatcccccctctcccccccacggCTGGGCTTCAGGCCAGGTGTTTGGAGAACAATAGAATCCGGAAGgaaatggggtgggggagagggtcGGGTTGGGATCACTAGGCTTTCCTGCCCGGCCCAGAACCCAGAGCAGACCCCAGGTGTCCCGCTCCCCCTCCCATCCGCGCGGCATTGACCCTGCCCATTGCGGGTTCTCGGCCCAGAACACCTGGTCTGCGTGTTGGGGtgcagaagggagggaggggcagaggTCCGGGGGTCCTCGTGTTTCCGAGGGGCGGCCCTGGGAGATGACCCGGAGATTCCCTCCCCCAGTTCCCCGAGTGCGGCTTCTATGGGCTCTATGACAAGATCCTGCTCTTCAAGCACGACCCCACCTCGGCCAACCTGCTGCAGCTGGTCCGCTCTGCTGGGGACATCCAGGAGGGAGACCTGGTGGAGGTGGTGCTGTCCGGTAAGGGGCTGGGGGCCGCCAGGGGGAGCCAGGACCTCAGAAGGTCGGAATGGGAAGGACCCTTTCGATCTCTCCTCCGTTTgacaaaaggggaaactgaggcaaagaccGTTGCCCCGGTCATAGAGCGCATCAGGGGTGAGGAATAAGGGCGGGGGGGCCGCTGGGCTGCCAGGGCCCCCCGAGATCCTTCCTTGGGGTCTCTCTCGCCCatcagaaggaaaggaaggaaaccgGCCGCTGGGCTGGGCCCCCCATCCTGTCCCCTCCTCCCGAGCTCTAACCATGACTCACTGGCCCCCCCAGCTTCTGCTACCTTCGAGGACTTCCAGATCCGGCCCCACGCCCTCACGGTCCACTCCTACCGGGCGCCCGCTTTCTGCGACCACTGTGGGGAGATGCTGTTCGGCCTGGTGCGCCAGGGACTCAAGTGCGACGGTGAGCCGGGGAGGCGGGCCCAGGGCGGGGAAGGAGGGCAGGCTGCCCTGGGGGCTGGGCCACTCTCTGTTCTGAGAAGCGCAGGCAGAGGGAAGGCAGCAGGCCCAGGGGCAGGAGGCACGGAGACGTCCCGGGCCCGAGACGCGAGGGCCCCCCCACTGTCCCCCTCACGGCTTCTGAAAAACCCTGAGGGACTTTGGTGCTGCTTGTGCCAGTCAGAAAGTCGCAGGGGGGACCAGGGGGGCAGAATGGGGGACcctgggaggggaggagaaggccGGGCTGGGTCACCTCCGAGTGGGACACGTGGCTCCGTGACAGGCAGAGAGAGGGGCCTCCAGCGGGGGGGCTTCTGAGAGATGAGGCGCCCTGGGGGCGGAGAGGGGGGCTCAGTGAGGAGGGCCGAGGTCACGTGGGGGAATCCCGGAGGCGTTCTAGGAAGGATTGAGCCAGGTGGAAGGGCGCTAGGCTGAGCGCAGGTGTGGGGAAACTTCCTGGACAACATCCGGGCTGGGCAGGTGATTGGATGAGCGGCTGAGGACCAATGTTCAGAAGGGGCGCTGAGTGTGTGGAGGGGGAGGCAGGTCCGGGATGGCCGGGTTCTTTACAGGAGCAGGATCTGGACATGTCCTGGGATGATGTTCCTCCCCCCTCGTCCCCGATGATGTTCCTCCCCCCTGGTCCCCGATGATGTTCCTCCCCCCTGGTCCCCGATGATGTTCCTCCCCCCGGTCCCCGATGATGTTCCTTCCCCCTGGTCCCCGATGATGTGCCTTCCCCCTCGTCCCCGATGATGTTCCTCCCCCCTGGTCCCCGATGATGTTCCTCTCCCCTCGTCCCCGATGATGTTCCTCCCCCCTGGTCCCCGATGATGTTCCTCCCCCTTGGTCCCCGATGATGTTCCTCCCCCCTCGTCCCCGATGATGTTCCTCCCCCCTCGTCCCCGATGATGTTCCTCCCCCCTGTCCCCGATGATGTTCCTCCCCCCTCGTCCCCGATGATGTTCCTCCCCCCTCGTCCCCGATGATGTTCCTCCCCTCTCGTCCCCGATGATGTTCCTCCCCCTTGGTCCCCGATGATGTTCCTTCCCCCTGGTCCCCGATGATGTTCC
Proteins encoded in this region:
- the STRN4 gene encoding striatin-4, whose protein sequence is MMEERAAPAAAAAAAAAAAAAAAAATAPACRPPAPSPAKGSGGGGGGAGGGSPGAGPEPLSLPGILHFIQHEWARFEAEKARWEAERAELQAQVAFLQGERKGQENLKTDLVRRIKMLEFALKQERAKYHKLKFGTESNQGEKKSEVLEQVPNGPVESVSLESSQLVWKEGRQLLRQYLEEVGYTDTILDMRSKRVRSLLGRSVELNGAAEPGDSSPGGLPTGESVLAKQIEEQIKRNAAGKEGAERLGSSVLEKIPFLQNCEEEDSDEEEELESMQPKKQRVKLSSKPLVPEMDEEDDDEDSEDAINEFDFLGSGEDGEGSAEARRSGDGTELESRRVKLQGMLADLRDVDGLPPKGTGPPPGTPQPRPHDGSLGFSSDVFIMDTIGGGEVSLGDLADLTVSNDNDLSCDLSDSKDAFKKTWNPKFTLRSHYDGIRSLAFHHSESALLTASEDGTLKLWNLQKTVTAKKNAALDVEPIHAFRAHRGPVLAVAMGSHSEHCYSGGADARIHCWRIPDLNMDPYDGYDPGVLSSVLEGHGDAVWGLAFSPASHRLASCSADGTIRIWDPSGHSPTCLCTFHTAGEHGIPTSVAFTSTEPAQAVASFRSGDTVLYNLETGSALLTLESRGSSGPTQINQVVSHPNQPLTITAHDDRGIRFLDNRTGKSVHSMVAHLDAVTCLAVDPNGVFLMSGSHDCSLRLWSLDNKTCVQEITAHRKKHEEAIHAVACHPSKALIASAGADALAKVFV